Proteins encoded by one window of Aspergillus puulaauensis MK2 DNA, chromosome 4, nearly complete sequence:
- a CDS encoding GNAT family N-acetyltransferase (COG:S;~EggNog:ENOG410PP0F;~InterPro:IPR000182,IPR016181;~PFAM:PF13508;~go_function: GO:0008080 - N-acetyltransferase activity [Evidence IEA]) — protein sequence MATKPTVKITPVTSATDLAHIFDVIASALGAQARDGFWIAMNPGWDTPEGRAAGIERLTQRFVSSSSSTARDRNGDPTTIFLKATIDDPANPDSGEEVIAGAAVWMQASMVDGYGEKPVPDLAEAMDLNELYPNPGDESQHLFLRQVDASLHGRRVEVVKEIAGSASPAVFALDLCVVDPEFQRRGVASRLVQWGLEEARRRGVLEAVLEASSMGRHVYARLGFEQEGGEIVYDVDERFRGRDLPSNVFMRTGRPQ from the coding sequence aTGGCAACCAAACCGACCGTAAAAATCACCCCCGTAACCTCCGCCACAGACCTCGCGCACATCTTCGACGTCATCGCCTCAGCACTCGGCGCCCAAGCCCGCGATGGCTTCTGGATAGCCATGAACCCAGGCTGGGATACCCCCGAGGGCAGAGCAGCCGGTATAGAGCGGCTCACGCAGCGGTTcgtatcatcatcatcatcaaccgcGCGCGACCGCAACGGGGACCCCACCACGATCTTCCTCAAGGCCACTATTGACGACCCCGCCAACCCCGACTCAGGCGAGGAGGTGATTGCCGGCGCCGCGGTCTGGATGCAGGCGTCTATGGTTGACGGGTACGGCGAGAAGCCCGTGCCGGATCTGGCGGAGGCGATGGATTTGAATGAGCTGTATCCTAATCCTGGGGATGAGAGCCAGCATTTGTTCCTGCGGCAGGTGGATGCGTCGCTGCATGGGCGGCGGGTTGAGGTGGTTAAGGAGATTGCGGGGAGTGCATCGCCTGCGGTGTTTGCGCTGGATCTTTGTGTTGTTGATCCGGAGTTCCAGAGACGGGGGGTTGCGAGTCGGTTGGTGCAGTGGGGGCTtgaggaggcgaggaggagaggtgTGTTGGAGGCTGTCCTGGAGGCGTCGAGTATGGGGAGGCATGTTTATGCGCGGCTTGGGTTTGAGCAGGAGGGGGGTGAGATTGTttatgatgttgatgagcgCTTTCGGGGGAGGGATCTGCCCTCGAATGTGTTTATGCGGACGGGGAGGCCGCAATAG
- a CDS encoding arabinan endo-1,5-alpha-L-arabinosidase (CAZy:GH43;~COG:G;~EggNog:ENOG410QDR4;~InterPro:IPR016840,IPR023296,IPR006710;~PFAM:PF04616;~SECRETED:SignalP(1-15);~go_function: GO:0004553 - hydrolase activity, hydrolyzing O-glycosyl compounds [Evidence IEA];~go_function: GO:0046558 - arabinan endo-1,5-alpha-L-arabinosidase activity [Evidence IEA];~go_process: GO:0005975 - carbohydrate metabolic process [Evidence IEA]): protein MKFLSLLALAGSALAQYPGPGECTGDCWAHDPGFYQRVSDGRYFRYSTGNGIHIHASNQLTGPWEAVGEALPGGSSVDHPGKGNLWAPDIHYQESSQTYYMYYSVSTLGSRDSVIGVASSPNLQPGSWQDHGGLFRSEANGPYNAIDANWISVGGKQVLVFGSYWNGIHTVDLKGPQAIADGAQANQIAYNSTGNHAIEAGFVFYRQGWYYLTFSSGQAADYINRPPAQGEEYRINVCRSRDATGGFVDRDGRSCLHDNGGTTLLASHNVVYGPGGQGVFTDKQRGLTLYYHYANRDIGLDKSQFQFGWNVLKWADGWPTV from the exons ATGAAgttcctctccctcctcgccctcgcggGCTCAGCTCTTGCACAGTACCCCGGCCCGGGCGAGTGCACAGGCGACTGCTGGGCTCACGATCCAGGATTCTACCAGCGCGTGTCGGACGGGCGGTACTTCCGCTACTCGACCGGCAATGGCATTCACATCCACGCCTCGAACCAGCTGACGGGCCCGTGGGAGGCAGTCGGCGAGGCGCTGCCTGGTGGATCGAGTGTTGATCATCCTGGGAAGGGCAACTTATGG GCCCCGGACATCCACTACCAGGAGAGCTCACAGACATACTACATGTACTACTCCGTCTCGACGCTCGGCTCGCGCGACAGCGTCATCGGCGTGGCCTCCTCGCCCAACCTGCAGCCCGGCAGCTGGCAAGACCACGGCGGCCTCTTCCGCTCTGAGGCAAACGGGCCTTACAACGCGATCGACGCAAACTGGATCTCCGTCGGCGGGAAACAggtcctcgtcttcggctcCTACTGGAACGGCATCCACACCGTGGACCTGAAGGGCCCGCAGGCCATTGCCGACGGCGCCCAGGCGAACCAGATCGCGTACAACAGCACGGGGAACCATGCGATCGAGGCTGGCTTTGTGTTTTATCGCCAGGGATGGTATTATTTGACTTTCTCGAGTGGGCAGGCCGCGGATTATATCAATCGCCCCCCGGCTCAGGGCGAGGAGTACCGTATTAACGTTTGTCGGAGCCGTGATGCGACGGGTGGTTTT GTTGATCGTGATGGTCGCTCGTGTCTACATGACAACGGGGGCACGACGCTGCTGGCCTCGCACAACGTCGTGTATGGACCCGGCGGACAGGGCGTGTTCACGGACAAGCAGCGCGGCCTGACGCTGTACTACCACTACGCGAACAGGGACATTGGGCTGGACAAGTCGCAGTTCCAGTTTGGGTGGAATGTGCTGAAGTGGGCGGATGGGTGGCCTACCGTATAA
- a CDS encoding putative cytochrome P450 (COG:Q;~EggNog:ENOG410PI19;~InterPro:IPR001128,IPR017972,IPR002401,IPR036396;~PFAM:PF00067;~go_function: GO:0005506 - iron ion binding [Evidence IEA];~go_function: GO:0016705 - oxidoreductase activity, acting on paired donors, with incorporation or reduction of molecular oxygen [Evidence IEA];~go_function: GO:0020037 - heme binding [Evidence IEA];~go_process: GO:0055114 - oxidation-reduction process [Evidence IEA]), which translates to MPSPIPQPKGLPIVGNLFALDSKNPWGSFNKLATAPSNRPIFKISILGHDIVFVTSAKLLEEICDETRFRKCVSGPIVEIRAAVHDSLFTALHTENEIWGIAHRIMAPLVTPEAVESIFSDISDTTADLIKKWTASPNQRVNVTNDLDRNNHDANMAAFFHQKLSIMNVPAGKEPAVIAANQNATTEAVKRASRPKLLTWLLGHQKKFDADIKTMRDYGADIVRKRREAEADPSVETPKDMLHALLHGVDTETGKTLSESQVLDEIINIFIGSATAPNLLSFGLYYLANNPEAVKKAREELDAVVGDGPWEHAHLSQIPYTEGVLRETLRLSATAPGFNIEPIPSPGNEPVLLAGGEYQVPRTQPLIALLTSVNRDPEVFEDPEAFKPERMVGEKYDALPSGVKKGFGNGKRACFGTRYAWEWSLLVLAALIKDVDFELADKKYKTDNTGVNYNGAFSTRPLGFFLSASPRQK; encoded by the coding sequence ATGCCCTCCCCAATCCCCCAGCCAAAAGGCCTCCCCATCGTGGGCAATCTCTTCGCGCTCGACTCGAAAAACCCCTGGGGCTCCTTCAACAAGCTGGCCACCGCGCCCTCCAACAGACCCATCTTCAAAATCAGCATTCTCGGCCACGACATCGTCTTCGTGACCTCGGCCAAGCTGCTCGAGGAAATCTGCGACGAAACCCGCTTCCGCAAATGCGTCTCCGGGCCCATCGTCGAGATCCGCGCCGCCGTCCACGACTCGCTCTTCACAGCCCTGCACACGGAGAATGAAATCTGGGGCATCGCGCACCGCATCATGGCGCCCCTCGTCACCCCGGAGGCCGTCGAGAGCATCTTCAGCGACATCAGCGACACAACCGCCGACCTGATCAAGAAATGGACCGCCTCGCCCAACCAGCGCGTCAACGTCACCAACGACCTCGACCGCAACAACCACGACGCAAACATGgccgccttcttccaccaAAAGCTCTCCATCATGAACGTCCCCGCCGGCAAAGAACCCGCCGTCATCGCGGCCAACCAAAACGCCACAACAGAGGCCGTCAAGCGCGCCTCGCGCCCCAAACTCCTCACCTGGCTGCTCGGCCACCAGAAGAAATTCGACGCCGACATCAAGACCATGCGCGACTACGGCGCCGACATCGTGCGCAAACGCCGCGAAGCAGAGGCCGACCCTAGCGTCGAAACACCAAAGGACATGCTGCACGCCCTGCTCCACGGAGTCGACACCGAGACCGGCAAAACGCTCAGCGAGTCTCAGGttctcgacgagatcatcaacatcttcatcggGTCCGCGACAGCACCCAACCTCCTCTCATTCGGACTCTACTacctcgccaacaaccccgaGGCGGTGAAGAAGGCGCGCGAGGAActcgacgccgtcgtcggcgacgGACCCTGGGAACACGCACACCTCTCCCAGATCCCGTACACGGAGGGCGTGCTCCGCGAGACACTCCGACTCAGCGCCACCGCACCGGGGTTCAACATCGAGCCGATCCCGAGTCCCGGGAATGAACCTGTCCTCCTCGCGGGCGGGGAGTACCAGGTGCCCCGAACGCAGCCGCTCATTGCACTCCTGACATCCGTGAACCGGGACCCcgaggtcttcgaggaccCCGAGGCGTTCAAGCCCGAGCGGATGGTGGGTGAGAAGTACGATGCGCTGCCGTCTGGTGTGAAGAAGGGCTTTGGCAACGGGAAGCGGGCTTGCTTTGGGACGCGGTATGCGTGGGAGTGGAGTTTGCTGGTGCTTGCGGCGTTGATTAAGGATGTGGACTTTGAGCTTGCGGATAAGAAGTACAAGACGGATAACACGGGCGTGAACTATAATGGGGCGTTTAGTACGAGGCCGCTTGGGTTCTTTTTGAGCGCGAGTCCGCGACAAAAGTGA
- a CDS encoding uncharacterized protein (CAZy:GT90;~COG:S;~EggNog:ENOG410PMW2;~InterPro:IPR006598;~PFAM:PF05686;~TransMembrane:1 (i12-35o)) yields MLSRATRLNGSSLLRVLFFLCVLSFGAGVVLWYTINSDREFLHPILTQVIPAGHCACESATIFECSTCLTCSHQDTPPAAESGSETWQFEYKRDGQNAGLSHSQCNAAFPGLFEDVNRAGKYWSKQGGLSTAELDAVPLNQGMGRARIANGQLYVLATRAMGEDHRRKIVAALSAMHRALAADENRATRPEIEFVFSVEDKLSDVASAEHPVWTLARTPGEEAAWLMPDFGYWSWDHLQTSIGPYDEVVEQAAQYDQPWEEKDPRLVWRGKPSFAPKLRRALMDATRGKSWADVQPVDWKTKSNVLKMEEHCKYMFIAHVEGRSYSASLKYRQACRSVIVAHQLQYIQHHHYLLVSSGPQQNYVEVARDFSDLEAHLEPLVADSKQAERIADNSVRTFRERYLTAAAEACFWRSLWDGYGDVFNASTERRGLRYESFILQESEKMFDFNRA; encoded by the exons ATGCTGTCGCGCGCCACCCGGCTCAACGGTAGTAGTCTGCTGCGagtccttttcttcctctgtgTGCTCAGCTTCGGCGCCGGCGTCGTGCTCTGGTACACCATCAACTCCGATCGCGAATTCCTGCACCCCATTCTCACCCAGGTCATCCCAGCCGGGCACTGCGCCTGCGAGTCCGCCACCATCTTCGAGTGCAGCACATGCCTCACCTGCTCACACCAGGACACACCGCCAGCCGCCGAATCAGGCAGTGAAACATGGCAATTCGAGTACAAGCGCGACGGCCAAAATGCAGGGCTCAGCCATAGCCAGTGCAATGCCGCGTTCCCAGGCCTGTTCGAGGACGTCAACCGGGCGGGCAAGTACTGGAGCAAGCAAGGGGGTCTGTCGACTGCCGAATTAGACGCCGTCCCTCTGAATCAGGGGATGGGCCGTGCAAGAATTGCCAACGGCCAGCTGTATGTGCTGGCAACCCGCGCCATGGGCGAGGACCACCGCCGGAAAATCGTCGCGGCGTTGAGCGCGATGCACCGGGCGCTGGCGGCGGACGAGAACCGCGCGACCAGGCCCGAGATTGAGTTTGTTTTCTCGGTCGAGGATAAGCTCTCTGATGTTGCGAGTGCCGAGCACCCTGTTTGGACGCTCGCGAGGACGcctggggaggaggctgctTGGTTAATGCCGGATTTTGGGTACTGGTCTTGGGACCACCTGCAGACATCGATCGGCCCGTATgatgaggttgttgagcaggCTGCGCAGTATGATCAGCCctgggaggagaaggatccACGACTGGTATGGCGGGGGAAGCCGAGTTTCGCACCGAAGCTGCGTAGAGCTTTGATGGATGCGACGCGGGGGAAATCGTGGGCGGATGTGCAGCCGGTGGACTGGAAGACCAAGTCGAATGTGTtaaagatggaggagcacTGCAAGTACATGTTTATTGCGCATGTGGAGG GACGGTCGTACTCGGCGTCTCTGAAATACCGCCAGGCGTGTCGATCGGTCATTGTCGCACACCAGTTGCAGTAcatccagcaccaccactacCTGCTCGTCTCGTCTGGGCCGCAGCAGAACTACGTCGAGGTCGCACGCGACTTCAGCGATCTGGAGGCGCACCTCGAGCCGCTGGTCGCCGACTCCAAGCAGGCAGAGCGCATCGCGGACAACAGCGTGCGCACGTTCCGCGAGCGATACCTGACAGCGGCAGCAGAGGCGTGCTTCTGGCGGTCGCTGTGGGATGGATACGGGGATGTCTTCAACGCCAGCACCGAGCGACGAGGGCTGCGGTACGAGTCGTTTATCCTTcaggagagcgagaagatgTTTGACTTCAATAGAGCATAG
- the CDC16 gene encoding anaphase promoting complex subunit CDC16 (BUSCO:EOG09260S5R;~COG:D;~EggNog:ENOG410PG4I;~InterPro:IPR013026,IPR019734,IPR011990;~PFAM:PF13374,PF13424,PF12895;~go_function: GO:0005515 - protein binding [Evidence IEA]), with protein sequence MENFLRVWRQQAKVRGQYDAAIFIGDKVLALTNNDEDALWLAEVHFSNNNYTRALALLSRQDLISRSSACRYLAAHSYIKQGQYEQALSVLGDQNPTHLFRSSNSRRKLQHVNGQSRITLRNGRSAASRLDRTEERDREDAGNIRYEAGMCYLRGLCFAKQNAFDRARDCYKDAVRIDVQCFEAFDQLMKNSLMSPAEELEFLESLDFDSITGADAPISQEAADFTKMLYTTRLSKYSSPAVMTDATETLSTHYKLSENPDILLSRAEALYTQCRFAEALELTSSILSTSRSSLSVQTSSAGQSHLGHSPAVYPLHLACLYETGATNALFLLSHTLADHSPEESYTYLAIGVYYLSVSKIPEARRFFSKASLLDPHSAPAWIGFAHTFAAEGEHDQAIAAYSTAARLFQGSHLPQLFLGMQHLALNNMSLAQEYLCAAYSMSTGTAAGTVPSISSMPSSELSPLGGDPLVLNELGVVLYHQDHLEGAVDLFRQSLVLAASLQCEPGAWVATRSNLGHALRRLGRYPEALDEFDECLRIGSGGASLGYSPFLGGSGGNASGVVSSGVSGYEERGLIGSLYTARGLVLLELNRTMEAVTALHEAVRVLGASGGGDAAGGAGVAGTLLSRALEIWALETNETDAVMSEDGNRAAMRSSTRSSRDKGKNKVSRRRIAADDSYTEEWTDEVAQGGVQSEADGFPGLMTDTVEETIEMELDQDAKRLLGDTVDRVRGGKQRQRPPGASSPETEMNPRAQARARARARGGANPRA encoded by the exons ATGGAGAATTTTTTGCGCGTCTGGCGGCAGCAGGCGAAAGTTCGTGGCCAATATGATGCGGCCATTTTTATCGGAGACAAAGTCCTTGCGTTGACAA ACAACGACGAGGATGCTCTTTGGCTAGCTGAAGTGCATTTTTCAAATAACAACTATACCcgagccctcgccctcctctcccgTCAAGACCTGATCTCACGGAGCAGCGCCTGCCGCTACCTTGCTGCACACAGCTACATCAAACAAGGACAGTACGAACAGGCCCTGTCGGTGCTCGGCGATCAGAACCCAACCCACCTCTTCcgaagcagcaacagccgcCGCAAGCTTCAACATGTCAATGGGCAAAGTCGCATTACGCTCCGCAACGGGAGATCCGCCGCGTCGCGCCTCGACCGCACGGAAGAACGAGATCGCGAAGATGCTGGGAACATTCGATACGAGGCAGGGATGTGCTACCTTCGAGGCCTCTGTTTCGCGAAGCAGAATGCATTTGATCGTGCGCGTGATTGCTACAAGGATGCCGTGCGGATTGACGTGCAGTGCTTCGAGGCCTTTGATCAGCTAATGAAGAATTCGCTCATGTCGCCggctgaggagctggagtTTCTTGAGTCCCTAGATTTTGACTCTATTACAGGGGCCGACGCGCCTATTTCGCAAGAGGCGGCGGATTTCACGAAGATGCTGTACACCACTCGTTTATCGAAATACTCATCCCCGGCCGTTATGACCGATGCGACCGAAACGCTGTCAACCCATTACAAGCTGTCTGAGAACCCGGACATACTTCTCTCCCGTGCAGAGGCTCTATACACCCAGTGCCGGTTCGCGGAAGCGCTAGAGCTAACCTCTTCGATCCTTTCCACATCCCGATCGTCTTTGTCGGTGCAGACCAGCTCCGCAGGCCAGAGCCACCTCGGACACTCTCCCGCTGTATATCCTCTACATTTGGCATGTCTATACGAAACTGGGGCTACAAATGCCCTGTTCCTCCTCTCACATACGCTCGCCGACCACTCTCCCGAGGAATCGTACACCTACCTCGCTATTGGGGTATACTACCTGTCGGTGTCGAAGATACCAGAGGCGCGGCGTTTCTTTTCCAAAGCGTCGCTATTGGATCCGCATTCAGCACCAGCATGGATCGGGTTTGCACACACATTTGCAGCAGAAGGGGAGCATGACCAGGCGATTGCTGCATACAGTACCGCAGCGCGACTGTTCCAGGGCAGCCACCTGCCCCAGCTGTTTTTAGGAATGCAGCACCTGGCGTTGAATAACATGTCACTTGCTCAGGAGTATCTGTGCGCGGCCTATTCGATGTCCACGGGAACAGCAGCGGGCACGGTTccctcgatatcctcaatgCCATCCTCTGAGTTGTCTCCTCTTGGCGGAGATCCTCTGGTATTGAACGAGCTCGGCGTTGTTCTCTACCATCAAGACCACCTTGAAGGAGCGGTTGACCTCTTCCGTCAGTCGCTTGTGTTAGCAGCGTCTCTACAATGCGAGCCAGGCGCATGGGTTGCTACACGGTCGAATCTTGGGCATGCCTTACGGCGGTTAGGGAGGTATCCCGAGGCACTGGATGAGTTTGACGAGTGTTTGCGAATTGGCTCAGGCGGTGCAAGTCTTGGGTACAGCCCGTTCCTTGGCGGGAGTGGAGGAAACGCGTCTGGAGTAGTGTCATCAGGTGTGAGTGGGTACGAGGAGCGCGGCCTGATAGGGTCCCTGTATACAGCGCGTGGACTTGTCCTTCTGGAGTTGAACCGTACCATGGAAGCAGTCACAGCCCTACACGAGGCTGTGCGTGTATTGGGAGCCAGCGGTGGCGGCGACGCAGCAGGTGGGGCGGGCGTTGCTGGGACGCTCCTGTCACGGGCGTTGGAGATTTGGGCGCTGGAAACCAACGAAACAGATGCCGTGATGTCAGAAGACGGTAACCGAGCGGCCATGCGGAGTTCAACACGGTCATCGCGCGACAAGGGCAAAAACAAGGTATCGCGGCGACGGATAGCTGCCGATGACTCTTACACGGAGGAGTGGACGGACGAGGTTGCGCAGGGTGGGGTGCAAAGCGAGGCAGACGGATTTCCAGGGTTGATGACGGACACGGTGGAAGAAACGATCGAGATGGAGTTGGATCAGGATGCCAAACGACTTCTTGGCGATACCGTGGATCGTGTTCGCGGGGGAAAGCAACGACAGCGACCCCCGGGGGCGAGCAGTCCGGAAACTGAGATGAATCCGCGAGCGCAGGCGAGAGCGCGGGCGCGGGCGAGAGGGGGAGCAAACCCACGGGCGTga
- a CDS encoding Saf4/Yju2 family protein (BUSCO:EOG092655M5;~COG:S;~EggNog:ENOG410PHJD;~InterPro:IPR007590,IPR043701;~PFAM:PF04502;~go_process: GO:0000398 - mRNA splicing, via spliceosome [Evidence IEA]) — MSERKVLTKYYPPDFDPSAITRTPKHLRSQGPKVITVRLMAPFSMKCTSCGEFIYRGRKFNARKETTEEKYFSIPIYRFYIRCTRCSGEITFLTDPKNMDYRAEKGAKRNFEPWRDSKADNQDETEQEVLDRLEKEEGQEQEQLERDKMAELEEKMLDSKREMAIADALDEIRTRNARIERNEATGDEVALANVQDQVDEAALKAQQEDEEAARKAFMTETGEKVKRLVEDESTPEQAPVPAPPPSFARVKKPKKQQPNSLGIKKKAKPSLV; from the exons ATGTCTGAACGAAAGGTCCT GACGAAGTACTACCCCCCGGACTTCGATCCGTCGGCGATAACCCGCACGCCGAAGCACCTCCGGTCGCAAGGCCCGAAAGTAATAACCGTCCGACTGATGGCCCCGTTCTCGATGAAATGTACATCGTGCGGCGAATTTATCTATCGCGGGCGCAAGTTCAACGCGCGCAAGGAAACAACGGAGGAAAAGTACTTCTCGATCCCGATCTACAGATTCTATATCCGGTGCACGCGATGTAGTGGAGAGATTACGTTCTTGACGGATCCGAAGAATATGGACTATCGGGCGGAGAAGGGGGCTAAGAGGAACTTTGAGCCATGGCGCGATTCCAAGGCGGATAATCAGGATGAGACGGAGCAGGAGGTTTTGGATcgcttggagaaggaggaggggcaggagCAAGAGCAGTTGGAGCGGGATAAGAtggcggagttggaggagaagatgttgGATTCGAAGCGGGAAATGGCGATTGCCGATGCGTTGGATGAGATTCGGACGAGGAATGCGAGGATTGAGCGCAATGAGGCGACGGGAGATGAGGTGGCCCTTGCTAATGTGCAGGATCAGGTGGATGAGGCAGCGTTGAAGGCTCAacaggaagacgaggaggcggcgcgAAAGGCTTTCATGACGGAGActggggagaaggtgaagcggttggtggaggatgagTCCACACCAGAGCAGGCTCCGGTTCCAGCGCCGCCACCGTCGTTCGCACGAGTCAAGAAACCGAAGAAGCAACAACCAAACAGCCTGGgcatcaagaagaaggcgaagccgTCGTTAGTATAA